One Hordeum vulgare subsp. vulgare chromosome 4H, MorexV3_pseudomolecules_assembly, whole genome shotgun sequence DNA window includes the following coding sequences:
- the LOC123450623 gene encoding uncharacterized protein LOC123450623 translates to MKPISCILQSPKKNISPSLASNDLSLFATEPPSPICSCTSTQDEPPNPKPYHASAPMAPPSPRPSAAAPSGAPVDALFLQNLMSRVQLRPPFLDTNSFLTQDLDDFLLNEIAALSAAAGESDDDDDDQEEGEDGGLSDGEGSAEARRRRMLSREETKLEKEIVRMVLAGDGDALKPNSGQSVAVGDHHVCVGFHDEAGGEYRVWEWHGHVMLFDDEDGYSAEYIYGNHFEPLAAATARAKQKDKEKREKDLTSGLRDLIVGDGDGGNGLSLNGNGGGPRVVRRNVVSAPAAAPAR, encoded by the coding sequence ATGAAGCCCATCTCCTGCATACTGCAGTCCCCCAAGAAAAATATCTCCCCGTCGCTCGCATCCAACGACCTCTCTCTGTTCGCTACCGAGCCCCCTTCGCCTATCTGCAGCTGTACATCCACACAAGACGAGCCCCCAAACCCAAAACCCTACCACGCCTCCGCGCCCATGGCCCCTCCCTCGCCgcgcccctccgccgccgctccctccggagcGCCGGTCGACGCGCTCTTCCTCCAGAACCTGATGAGCCGCGTCCAGCTCCGCCCGCCCTTCCTGGACACCAACTCCTTCCTCACCCAGGACCTCGACGACTTCCTCCTCAACGAGATCGCCGCGCTCTCCGCCGCGGCGGGCGAgtccgacgacgatgacgacgaccaagaAGAAGGGGAGGACGGCGGCCTCTCCGATGGGGAGGGCTCCGCGGAGGCCAGGCGGCGCCGGATGCTCTCGCGGGAGGAGACCAAGCTGGAGAAGGAGATCGTCAGGATGGTGCTCGCCGGCGACGGGGACGCCCTCAAGCCCAACTCGGGCCAGTCCGTCGCCGTCGGCGACCACCACGTCTGCGTCGGCTTCCACGACGAGGCCGGCGGGGAGTACCGCGTGTGGGAGTGGCACGGCCACGTCATGCTCTTTGACGACGAGGACGGCTACTCCGCCGAGTACATCTACGGGAACCACTTCGAGCCGCTCGCTGCCGCCACTGCCAGGGCCAagcagaaggacaaggagaagagaGAGAAAGACCTCACCTCGGGCCTCCGGGATTTGATTGTGGGTGATGGGGACGGTGGCAATGGCTTGAGTTTGAATGGCAATGGCGGAGGCCCCAGGGTGGTCCGCAGGAACGTCGTAAGTGCCCCTGCAGCAGCGCCTGCAAGGTAA